A genomic stretch from Bosea sp. F3-2 includes:
- a CDS encoding ABC transporter permease: MNPALMVESLPALVQGTWLSLQLLTAALVLGLALAVPMAIARLEASRPVRAVIAFYISFFRGTPLLVQIFLVYYGLSQFDTIRESALWPFIREPWFCAVLTFALHTAAYTANILRGAIQAVPAGEIEAARACGMSGPMAYRVIILPRAFRLALPAYANEVVSMLKATSLASTITIMELTGTANTIVARTFAPYELFVTAAAIYLVIAAILTAALRALEYRLARHQRAPATSAVIAGDAHVQA, translated from the coding sequence ATGAACCCGGCCCTCATGGTCGAGAGCCTGCCCGCGCTGGTGCAGGGCACCTGGCTCAGCTTGCAGCTCCTGACGGCCGCGCTCGTCCTGGGGCTGGCGCTGGCCGTGCCGATGGCGATCGCCAGGCTCGAGGCGTCCCGACCGGTCCGCGCCGTCATCGCCTTCTACATCTCCTTCTTCAGGGGCACGCCGCTCCTGGTCCAGATCTTCCTGGTCTATTACGGCCTGTCGCAATTCGACACCATCCGCGAGAGCGCGCTGTGGCCCTTCATCCGGGAGCCCTGGTTCTGCGCGGTCCTGACCTTCGCGCTGCATACCGCCGCCTATACGGCGAATATCCTACGCGGGGCGATCCAGGCGGTCCCGGCCGGCGAGATCGAGGCGGCCCGTGCCTGCGGCATGTCCGGCCCGATGGCCTATCGCGTCATCATCCTGCCGCGCGCCTTCCGGCTCGCCCTGCCGGCTTATGCCAACGAGGTCGTTAGCATGCTCAAGGCGACGTCCCTGGCGAGCACCATCACGATCATGGAGCTGACCGGCACCGCGAACACGATCGTGGCGCGCACCTTCGCGCCCTACGAGCTCTTCGTGACCGCGGCCGCGATCTACCTCGTCATCGCCGCCATCCTGACCGCAGCCCTGCGAGCCCTCGAATACCGGCTCGCCAGACACCAGCGCGCGCCCGCCACATCGGCGGTGATCGCCGGAGATGCCCATGTCCAAGCCTGA
- a CDS encoding ABC transporter permease subunit (The N-terminal region of this protein, as described by TIGR01726, is a three transmembrane segment that identifies a subfamily of ABC transporter permease subunits, which specificities that include histidine, arginine, glutamine, glutamate, L-cystine (sic), the opines (in Agrobacterium) octopine and nopaline, etc.) has protein sequence MDILMGWGGQLLHGALTTVEVAFAALALGLVWGILGALAQLSRWWPVRQFGFFFTLVMRGTPELLIILIIYFGGSVTLTGLAKSIGATAGFVEIPAFAAGVFALSLVFGGYAAEVLRGAFLAIPKGQIEAAEAFGFSWWDAFTTVRLPQIWRFALPGLGNNWISLIKDTSLVSVVGLEEIMRVSTMATSVTGEPFRFYLIAAIIFYALTTSNGLLVAELERRASRGERELVR, from the coding sequence ATGGATATCCTGATGGGCTGGGGTGGCCAGCTTCTGCACGGCGCGCTGACGACCGTTGAGGTCGCCTTCGCCGCGCTGGCGCTCGGACTCGTCTGGGGCATTCTCGGCGCGCTCGCCCAGCTCTCCCGCTGGTGGCCGGTCAGGCAGTTCGGCTTCTTCTTCACCTTGGTGATGCGCGGCACGCCGGAGCTGCTGATCATCCTCATCATCTATTTCGGCGGCTCGGTCACCCTGACCGGGCTCGCCAAATCCATCGGCGCGACAGCGGGCTTCGTCGAGATTCCCGCCTTCGCCGCCGGCGTCTTCGCGCTCAGCCTCGTCTTCGGCGGCTATGCCGCGGAGGTGCTGCGCGGCGCTTTCCTCGCGATTCCGAAAGGCCAGATCGAGGCCGCGGAGGCCTTTGGCTTCTCCTGGTGGGACGCCTTCACGACGGTGCGCCTGCCGCAGATCTGGCGCTTCGCCCTGCCGGGCCTCGGCAACAACTGGATCTCGCTGATCAAGGACACCTCGCTCGTCTCGGTCGTCGGGCTGGAGGAGATCATGCGGGTCAGCACCATGGCGACCTCGGTCACGGGCGAGCCGTTCCGCTTCTATCTGATCGCTGCCATCATCTTCTACGCGCTTACCACCAGCAACGGCCTGCTCGTCGCCGAGCTGGAACGCCGTGCCAGCCGCGGCGAACGGGAGCTGGTGCGATGA